One part of the Patescibacteria group bacterium genome encodes these proteins:
- the lepB gene encoding signal peptidase I encodes MEKKITRGTAPYESGRARIKTTKFLQFVQNWWKPVCLWLVIGVVVATLSRVYCAQASRISSDSMTPTLQTGDFIIVYKLGTLAVDDIVVFHVPERNTDFVKRCVALAGDTVEVRNKDLFVNNVFIPLPPQAVHGDTKTYPKQNSPRDFFGPYVVPNDHFFVMGDNRDDSFDSRYLGAIPNDQIVGLAVCTYWSWNNGLHAERIFCGL; translated from the coding sequence ATGGAAAAAAAAATAACCCGAGGGACTGCTCCATATGAAAGCGGTCGAGCGAGAATCAAAACCACAAAATTCCTCCAATTTGTACAGAATTGGTGGAAACCCGTTTGCCTTTGGCTGGTAATTGGAGTTGTGGTTGCGACACTTAGTCGAGTGTACTGCGCGCAAGCGTCTCGAATCAGCAGCGACTCAATGACCCCAACCTTGCAAACCGGTGACTTTATCATTGTTTACAAGCTGGGTACATTAGCAGTCGATGACATTGTGGTCTTCCACGTGCCGGAACGCAACACGGACTTTGTGAAACGCTGCGTCGCCCTTGCTGGGGACACGGTGGAAGTACGAAATAAAGACCTATTCGTCAATAACGTCTTTATCCCGCTGCCTCCGCAGGCAGTGCATGGGGACACCAAGACTTACCCCAAGCAAAATTCCCCTCGGGACTTCTTTGGTCCCTACGTCGTACCCAATGATCACTTTTTTGTGATGGGCGACAACCGTGACGATTCCTTCGACAGCCGATACTTGGGTGCAATTCCCAATGACCAAATTGTCGGCCTCGCAGTCTGCACGTACTGGAGCTGGAATAACGGGCTCCATGCAGAACGAATTTTCTGCGGCCTGTAG